The sequence CCCCTATATCGACATGTCGAACGAAGAGGGGCTGGCCGAGGAATGCGCCCGCGCCAAAGCGATGGGCTTTCACGCCAAGGCCGCGATCCATCCCAAGCAGCTCGCGGCGATCCAGACCGCAATGCGCGCAAGCGATGCAGAGATCGCCGAAGCAACCGAAGCGCTTGCGGCCTACGAACAGGCCGGCGGCAAGGCAATCAATCACAATGGCCGGATGCTGGAAGCGCCGGTCATGCAAAGATACCGGCGGATCGTCGAATCCGCCCGGTTCAATTCAAATATGGATGAAGGAAAATAGATATGCGTGATGGAGTTATTGAAGTCAGTCCGGGACGTTTCCGCGAGACATTTGGCCGCTATTTCGAGGATTTTGCCGTTGGTCATATCTACGAGCATCGCCCCGGCCGGACGATTACCGACACCGACAACGTGCATTTCACGCTGCTTACAATGAACACCCACCCGGCGCATTTCGATTATGAATTCGCCAAGAAGACCGAGTTCAAGAAACCGCTGGTCTGCTCGCCGCTGACGGTCGCGCTGATGGTCGGAATGAGCGTTTCGGACACCAGCCAGAAGGCGGTGGCCAATCTTGGCTGGGACAAGATCCGTCTCACCCATCCTCTGTTCCCGGGCGACACGCTTTATGCAGAGAGCGAAGTGCTCGACAAGCGCGAGTCCTCCTCGCGCCCCGAGCAAGGCATTGTCACGGTCAAGACGATCGGCAAGAACCAGGATGGCGATGTGGTTTGCACATTCGAACGCACCATGCTGATCTGGAAGCGCGGTTTCGGCGGCGCAGACGACTAGAACAGGCAATAAGGGAGCGTGAATATGGCGAGTGCCGTGAATATGAACCAGATCAGGACGATAGACCCCGACGACGAACGCGCCTTCATGGATGCGATTGAGAAATGGGTCGAAGGTGAAGTCAAGCCAGTGGTGATGGAACATGACCATGGAGACATCTGGCCCGAGAAACTGGTCGTCCAGATGGCGGAAATGGGACTGTTTGGTGCGACCATCGGCGAAGAATATGGCGGCCTGGGTCTGCCCGCGACCACCTATGCGAAAATCATCGCATATGTTTCGTCCTACTGGATGGCGATCACCGGAATCGTGAACTCGCATCTGATCATGGCCGCGGCAGTCGAACGGTTCGGTACCGAGGAGCAAAAGTCGAAATGGCTGCCGAAATTCGCCAGCGGGGAAATCCGCGGCGGGCTGGCCCTCACCGAGCCCAACGCCGGCACCGACCTGCAGGCCATCCGGACGGTCGCGACGCGGGACGGAGACGATTATGTCATCAATGGCACCAAGACCTGGATTTCCAACGGGATCAAGGGCGAGTGCTTTGCCCTGCTGGTCAAGACCAATCCCAAGGCGGAACCGCGCTATCAGGGCATGAGCCTGATGATCGCGCCGAAGGGCGAAGGCTTCACCGTCGGCAAGAAATTCGACAAGCTGGGATATAAGGCGATCGACAGCGCCGAATTGATGTTCGACAATTATCGCATCCCGGCAGAAAACCTGATCGGTGGCGTCGAAGGCCAGGGCTTTTTCCAGGCAACCGGCGGTCTCGAACTGGGCCGGATCAACGTGGCGGCGCGCGGCGTCGGCCTCGCCGACGGAGCGCTGCGGCTGGCAACCGAATATGCCCAGCTGCGCGAAACCATGGGCAAGCCGATCTGCGAGCATCAGGCGATCCAGTTGAAGCTCGGGGAAATGGTTACCCGCGCCCGCGCTGCACGGCTGCTGACGCTGGACGCTGCGAAAATCTATGATCGTGGAGAACGGTGCGATATGGAAGCCGGCATGGCGAAATATTTCGCATCCGAGGCCGCGGTCAGAAATTCCGAAGAAGGCCTGCGCATCCATGGCGGCTATGGCTATTCGAAAGAATATGACATTGAACGCTATTATCGCGATTCCATCCTGATGTGTATTGGCGAGGGAACCAACGAAATGCAGCGGATGATTATCTCGAAACAATGGGTAAAAAGGAATCCGGCTTGATGGGATTTGAACGTCCGGGATATTCTCGCCGAAATCAGCAATTTTCAGGAGCGTCCGGCGGGTGCCGGATCGAAATATCTTCATGAGCGTAAAACAACCTCTCAAAGGCTTTCGTGTCCTCTCGGCCGAGCAATATGGTGCGGGCCCCTATGGCACGATGTTTCTTGCCCAGCTCGGCGCCGACGTCATCAAGATCGAACCGCCCAGGGGCGGCGACACGGCACGGCACGTCGGCCCGCATTGGTTGCGCGAGCAGGAAAGCCTCTATTTCCAGAGCTTCAATCTCAACAAGCGCTCGCTCACTCTGGATCTTCGTTCGGACGAGGGCATCGAAATCCTGCACAAGCTGGTCGGCAATTCGCATGTCATGGCGAATAATTTGCGCGGCGATGTGCCGGCGAAAATCGGCCTCGACTACGAGGCCCTCAAGACAGTCAATCCAGCCATCGTCTGCGCCCATGTCTCGGCTTATGGTCGCGACAACGAACGGGCAAAATGGCCGGGCTATGATTATCTGATGCAGGCCGAGGCCGGTTTCTGCGCCTTGACCGGGGAACCCGACGGACCGCCGGTCCGCTTCGGCCTGTCGATGGTCGACTTCATGTCCGGCACGCAAATGGCGGTCGGCCTGCTCGCCGCCCTGCTCGATGCCCAGCGGTCGGGCGAGGGTTGCGACGTCGATGTCGACCTGCTTTCCGCTGCCATCCACCAGACCAGCTATCCGGCGCTCTGGTATATGAATGAGGGCGATGTGACCACGCGCGCACCCCGTGGCGCCCATCCCTCGGCCACGCCGAGCCAGATGTTCAAGGCTGCTGACGGTTGGATGTTCGTGATGGCGCAACTGCCGAAATTCTGGACGATATTGTGCGAACGCATCGGCCAGCAGGCTCTGATGACCGATCCCCGCTTCGATACACCGGCCAATCGCCTGACCAATCGCACCGAATTGTCAGCCGTGCTGGACGGGATTTTCTCGACCCGGCCGATCGCGCACTGGATGGAGCTGCTGCAAGGGGAAATGCCGGTCTCGCCGGTATATGAACTCGATCAGGCGCTGGACAATCCCTGGCTCGAAACCATCGGCATGCGCGACACCATCAGCCATCCCGACAAGCCGGAAATGGATGTCCTGTCCAGCCCGATCAAGCTGAACGGCCAGCGTCTGCCGAACAGGGCGGGGCCCCTGCTGGGTGCGGACAATGACAGTATATTGGGCGAAATCGGCTATGATCCAGATGCCATTGCCGCGCTTCGTGCCGGCGGGGTGATCTGATCCGATGGGAAAATTGTCCGGCATAAATGTTGTTGATCTGTCGCTGTTCCTGCCCGGTCCGATGCTGTCGATGATGATGGCCGACCATGGTGCAGAGGTTATCAAGGTCGAGCCGCCGACCGGCGACCCGGCGAGGGAAATGGCTCCGGTCGAAGCGGGCCAGTCGGTCTGGTTTCGCAATCTCAATCGCGGCAAGCAGGCGCTGGCCCTTGATCTGAAATCCGACGAAGGCCGCGAGCGGCTATGGGCCCTGCTCGCCGAAGCCGATGTGATGATCGAGGGTTTTCGCCCCGGCGTGATGAAACGTCTGGGGTTCGATTATGACGCGGTTGCCGCCCGGAACCCCGGGATTGTCTATTGTTCGATTTCCGCCTTTGGCCAGGAAGGCGAGATGGCGCATCATCCCGCGCATGATCTGGCGGTCCAGGCCCTGTCGGGCTTCCTGTCGGTCAACGACGGTCCCGACGGCATGCCGGTTGTACCGGGCGTACCCTCCGCGGATATGGCAGCCGGGCTCAATGGGCTGTCCGCCGTGCTAATGGCGCTGATCGGTCGCGAGCAGAGCGGACGTGGCGATTATGTCGATATTGCCATGTATGACTCGATGCTGCCGTGGTGCGCCCATATTGCCGGCAGCGCCATACAAGGCGGAACATCGCCGAAATCACAGACGCAACGGTCGCTAGGCGGAGCCGCTTTCTACAATGTCTACCAGACCATGGATGGAAAGCATGTCGTTCTCGGTGCCCGCGAAATCAAATTCGCGAAAGTGCTGCTGACCGCTCTCGACCGGCTCGATCTGCTGCCGCTGGCGGAGCGGGAAGCCGGAGAAGCGCAACGGCCGCTGATCGATTTCCTGCGCCAGACCTTTGCCACGAAGAGCCGCGATCAATGGGTAGAATGGTTTGCCGACAAGGATGTCGCATTTTCCCCCGTGCTCGATTTCCGCGAGGCGCTGGACCAGGATTTTGTAAAGGAAAAGGGGTTGCTCGTCGAAGCCGATGGCTGGCACCAGATCGGTCCTTCTTTCCGTTTCAAGTCGGAAGAGGAATGGCAGGCTTCCGACGCACCGGAACTGCGCAAATGAATCTTTCAGTCCACCTCGATATGCATGGCATAGGCAAAGCGTTCGCCGGGGTGGTAGCTGGCCGAAATTTCGAACAAGCGGCCATTCTCGTCGAAAAAACAGCGCAGGATACGCAGGATAGGATCCCCTTCCTCAAGCCCGAGATCCGCAGCGAATTTCTTGGTCGCCGCGATCGCCTGGATATCCTGGGTCACCCGGCTGACCGTGACCTGGGCATATTCCTCGATCTGGCCAAAGAGCGTCGCTCCGTTGGCGTCAATCCTGTCAACGGCATCGGCAAGGTCGGGATTGATCCAGGCAACGGTTACCGCGATCGGGCGTTTGCGCCCCGGCTTCAGTCGCTTGCCATGGAAGACAAACCATTTGTGCTTCGGCGTGATGCCAATCTGTTCGGCAATCTTGACCGGAATTTCCTGCGCCGGCAGCCGCTCAAAACTGATCGTCGTATCGCGCGCATATTGCATGATCTCGCCGACGTTGCTCAGCGGCTGGTGAAGAGCGCCCGCCCGCGCGGTCGCCGGTTGAACGATCGTCCCCGATCCGCGCTTGCGGGAAATCAGTCCCTCGGACATGAGCTTGCGCAAGGCCTCGCGGACCGTGAACCTGCTGACATCAAATTTCTTGCAAAGTACCGATTCGGTTGGGAAATCTCCGGGATCGGGATAATCGCCGCGCAGCACTTCCTCGCGCAACTCGTCGGCAAGCTCGAGATAGCGCGGCTTCTTTTTGCTGGGAGTTTCAGATTTCTGTCCGGACATGGACTTGTCTTAAGACGGGTGACGGCATGACGCAAGAGAGCCTGACCGAGAAACTCGCAACCCATTTGATGCGACCTGTCGACGAAGCGACAAGACAGCGGGCAAGATTGCATTTGCTCGACTGGCTGGGTTGCGTTGCAGGCGCGCGGCGGAGTCGGGTTGCCGAGTGTGTCATCTCGCAAGGGATAGAAACATATGCTCTCGCCACCGCGTCCTGGCTCGGCAATGTCATGGAGATGGATGATGTCCATCGCGCATCAATCTTGCACCCTGGACCAGTGATCTGGCCATGCATTCTGCACAATGACGCAGATGATTTCGACCATATGCTCGATGCCGCGATAATCGGATACGAAGCTGTAATTACGGTTGGGGAAACTTTCGACGACGCACATTACGGTTTTTACCACAACACCGCGACGGCTGGCGTTTTCGGGGCAACGGCAGCCTTTTGGCCATTCCCGGACGATGACCATGATCAGAAGCAGACCGAAGACAATTTGCAAAAGCTCGTCTCCGCGTTCGGTCTGGCGGGAACCTCGAGTTCCGGACTGTGGCAAATGCGACACGAAGATAGCGATGCGAAACAATGGCATATCGCCCGGGCCGTCAAGACGGGTCTGGATGCTTCTGTTGTCGCGTTCAAGGGCATAAAGGGGCCGCGCTTCATATTGGAAGGACCACAAGGTCTCTACGCCGCCACCTGCAAAAATCCCAAGCCGATGACCTTCCCCGACCAATGGCGGATTCACGAGGTCAGCTTCAAGCCCTGGGGCGCCTGTCGCCATGCCCATCCGGCGATTGACGCCGCGCTGGAACTCAAGGCCAGGCTCGGCGCGCTGGAGGAAGAAATACTGGTCGAAACCTATGCCGATGCAGTCGCCTTTTGCGATCGGCCGGATCCGCAGACGGTCCATGACGCCAAATTCTCGATCCAGCACGCGGTGGCCATCGTCGCCACAAGAGATGTGCCGCAGCTCGCCGATTTCGAGCCGGAAGCGATAGCCGCGCTGGCCGATGCCCGGGGCCGGGTCACCGTGTCCGAAGCATCGGATATCACCAGCCGCTATCCCGAACATTATGGTGCGCGGATCCATTGCGCCGGCGAGACGGTCGAGCTGGTCGATACGCGAGGCGATCCGGAACGGCCGCTGTCAAAAGACGGCATAGTCGAAAAGGCGCGCGCGCTGATCGCCTGGGGAGGATTGCCCGAAGCGGAAGCGGACCGCGCGGTTGATCTGGCGCTCAACGGTAAAGACGCAGGAGCAATAAACCGGATGCTGACGGACTGGCTGTCATGAGCGCGACCGGGAAAATCATCGCCTTTGCGGCAGCCGACCATGGCTTGCCGGACTCCGCGAGAACAGCAGCGCTCCATTTTCTGAGCGATACATTGGCCGGCGGCGCGGCCGGTGCTGCTGCCGATGAAGCACGCGCCATGCTCGGCGCCGTCATCGGCTGGGGAACCGGCGGGGAAGCGCGGCTGCTGGGTTCGGGCGACCGTCTGCCCACGCCTTCGGCGGCCTGGTTCAACGGCTTTGCCATTCATTGCCTCGAGTGGGACGCGGTGCACGAACCGGCGGTGGTCCACGCACTTTCGGTGGTGACTGCCGCCTTGCTTGCTTCGGCGGACCGACTGCAAGGCTGTGATCCGGAAGATTTTCTCACGGCGCTCGCGGTGGGTGTCGATATCGCCAGCGGGCTAGGCATTGCCGCGACCGGTGCGATGCAGTTTTTCCGGCCCGCCACCGCCGGGGTGATCGGCGCGGCGCTGGCCGTGGCCCGTCTGGAATCTATGCCGGCAGAACGGTTCCCGGACATTCTCGGGCTCGCCTATTCGCAGGCCGCAGGCACGATGCAGGCGCATGTCGAAGCATCCGTCGCCCTGCCCCTGCAGATCGCCAATGCATCACGCGCCGCCATCACAGCCGTTGATCTGGCGAAAGCCGGCATGGACGGACCACATGATGCGCTGGAAGGCCCGTTCGGTTATTTCGCCTTGTTCGAGCCCGGTGATCTGGCGTGCTATACGGACACTATCGGCAGCAGCTGGCAGATCGAGAATGTCAGCGTGAAGCCCTTTCCGTCGGGCCGGGCCAGCCATGGCATATTGGGTGCGCTCGACGTCATGCTGCGCGCGGGCGCGCTGGATCCATCGCAGGTTGTCGCCGTCGACGTCGCGGCGCCGCCGCTGATCCACCGTCTGGTCGGACGCCCCTACAGAACGGACATGAGCCCCAGCTATGCGCGACTGTGCCTGCCGTTCCTGGTGCCGCTGATGCTGCGCGACCGGATCATTGATCCGCGCTGTTTCACACCAGCAGAATTTGCCAATCCCGATCTGGTGAAACTGGGTGGAAAAGTGGTGGTGCGGATTGACGAGAATCCCGACCATAATGCGCTGGCGCCGCAACGCCTGACCATCGGCCTGGCCGACGGCAGCGCAGTCGAGCAGATCATCACCAATAATCTGGGCAGCCCCGAGTCACCCATGTCCGAAGCGCAAACGCAGTCCAAGCGTGATCTGGCCCGCAGCCTCGCCAACCCCGGCCACGACCCCCGAATTTTTGACGATCCTCTAGCCTATGTGACGGAGCCCCGATGACCTTTCCGACCTATTTTGAAGCTTTCGACGCCAAACAGATGCTCGACCAATATCCGGTCGGCGATGCCTTTGTCAGCCGCTACACAAGCATGTCCCGCGACGAGCTCCACGCGATCCAGAACAGGCAGTTTCTGAAGCTGATGCAGCGCGGATGGCAGATTCCCTTTTACCAGCGGCTGTGGGGCGCGCAGGGAATCGAGCCGGGCGATATTCAGGGTCTGGCCGACATCACCAAATTGCCGGTCTATGACAAGTCCGACCTGATGGCCTCGGTCAACGACTACCCGCCTTATGGCGATTTCGACGGGCGTGGCAATAATCCCGTCATTTTCCACACGACCAGCGGCACGACAGGACGGCCGCAGCCGCTGATGTTCGGCCCCAAGGGTCGCGAAGTCACCAATCTGCTGGTCGGGCGGATGTATCGCTGGATGGGCCTGGGTCGCGACGATGTGGTCCAGTCGGTCTACGGCCACGGGATGATCAACGGCGGCCATTATATCCGCGAGGCGGTGACCCATTTCACCAATTCCCTTTTCCTGAGCGCTGGGACCGGCATCGAGACGCGGTCGATCAACCAGGTCAATCTGATGGCCGACTTCGGCGTCACCTGCATGGTCGGCTTTGTCGACTATGTCCGCAAGCTGGCGGATGTCGCGGAAGCGGAGCAACTGTTCGACCGGATCAATCTGAAAATGATCATCGGCCATCTCGGTACCGAGGACCGGGCGTCGACCGAGGCCGCCTGGCACGGCGCAAAGGCCTATGACTGGTACGGGGTCGGCGACACCGGCAGCATCGCCGG comes from Sphingorhabdus sp. YGSMI21 and encodes:
- a CDS encoding MaoC family dehydratase; this translates as MRDGVIEVSPGRFRETFGRYFEDFAVGHIYEHRPGRTITDTDNVHFTLLTMNTHPAHFDYEFAKKTEFKKPLVCSPLTVALMVGMSVSDTSQKAVANLGWDKIRLTHPLFPGDTLYAESEVLDKRESSSRPEQGIVTVKTIGKNQDGDVVCTFERTMLIWKRGFGGADD
- a CDS encoding acyl-CoA dehydrogenase family protein: MASAVNMNQIRTIDPDDERAFMDAIEKWVEGEVKPVVMEHDHGDIWPEKLVVQMAEMGLFGATIGEEYGGLGLPATTYAKIIAYVSSYWMAITGIVNSHLIMAAAVERFGTEEQKSKWLPKFASGEIRGGLALTEPNAGTDLQAIRTVATRDGDDYVINGTKTWISNGIKGECFALLVKTNPKAEPRYQGMSLMIAPKGEGFTVGKKFDKLGYKAIDSAELMFDNYRIPAENLIGGVEGQGFFQATGGLELGRINVAARGVGLADGALRLATEYAQLRETMGKPICEHQAIQLKLGEMVTRARAARLLTLDAAKIYDRGERCDMEAGMAKYFASEAAVRNSEEGLRIHGGYGYSKEYDIERYYRDSILMCIGEGTNEMQRMIISKQWVKRNPA
- a CDS encoding CoA transferase codes for the protein MSVKQPLKGFRVLSAEQYGAGPYGTMFLAQLGADVIKIEPPRGGDTARHVGPHWLREQESLYFQSFNLNKRSLTLDLRSDEGIEILHKLVGNSHVMANNLRGDVPAKIGLDYEALKTVNPAIVCAHVSAYGRDNERAKWPGYDYLMQAEAGFCALTGEPDGPPVRFGLSMVDFMSGTQMAVGLLAALLDAQRSGEGCDVDVDLLSAAIHQTSYPALWYMNEGDVTTRAPRGAHPSATPSQMFKAADGWMFVMAQLPKFWTILCERIGQQALMTDPRFDTPANRLTNRTELSAVLDGIFSTRPIAHWMELLQGEMPVSPVYELDQALDNPWLETIGMRDTISHPDKPEMDVLSSPIKLNGQRLPNRAGPLLGADNDSILGEIGYDPDAIAALRAGGVI
- a CDS encoding CoA transferase, with the protein product MGKLSGINVVDLSLFLPGPMLSMMMADHGAEVIKVEPPTGDPAREMAPVEAGQSVWFRNLNRGKQALALDLKSDEGRERLWALLAEADVMIEGFRPGVMKRLGFDYDAVAARNPGIVYCSISAFGQEGEMAHHPAHDLAVQALSGFLSVNDGPDGMPVVPGVPSADMAAGLNGLSAVLMALIGREQSGRGDYVDIAMYDSMLPWCAHIAGSAIQGGTSPKSQTQRSLGGAAFYNVYQTMDGKHVVLGAREIKFAKVLLTALDRLDLLPLAEREAGEAQRPLIDFLRQTFATKSRDQWVEWFADKDVAFSPVLDFREALDQDFVKEKGLLVEADGWHQIGPSFRFKSEEEWQASDAPELRK
- a CDS encoding GntR family transcriptional regulator, which translates into the protein MSGQKSETPSKKKPRYLELADELREEVLRGDYPDPGDFPTESVLCKKFDVSRFTVREALRKLMSEGLISRKRGSGTIVQPATARAGALHQPLSNVGEIMQYARDTTISFERLPAQEIPVKIAEQIGITPKHKWFVFHGKRLKPGRKRPIAVTVAWINPDLADAVDRIDANGATLFGQIEEYAQVTVSRVTQDIQAIAATKKFAADLGLEEGDPILRILRCFFDENGRLFEISASYHPGERFAYAMHIEVD
- a CDS encoding MmgE/PrpD family protein; this translates as MTQESLTEKLATHLMRPVDEATRQRARLHLLDWLGCVAGARRSRVAECVISQGIETYALATASWLGNVMEMDDVHRASILHPGPVIWPCILHNDADDFDHMLDAAIIGYEAVITVGETFDDAHYGFYHNTATAGVFGATAAFWPFPDDDHDQKQTEDNLQKLVSAFGLAGTSSSGLWQMRHEDSDAKQWHIARAVKTGLDASVVAFKGIKGPRFILEGPQGLYAATCKNPKPMTFPDQWRIHEVSFKPWGACRHAHPAIDAALELKARLGALEEEILVETYADAVAFCDRPDPQTVHDAKFSIQHAVAIVATRDVPQLADFEPEAIAALADARGRVTVSEASDITSRYPEHYGARIHCAGETVELVDTRGDPERPLSKDGIVEKARALIAWGGLPEAEADRAVDLALNGKDAGAINRMLTDWLS
- a CDS encoding MmgE/PrpD family protein, which translates into the protein MSATGKIIAFAAADHGLPDSARTAALHFLSDTLAGGAAGAAADEARAMLGAVIGWGTGGEARLLGSGDRLPTPSAAWFNGFAIHCLEWDAVHEPAVVHALSVVTAALLASADRLQGCDPEDFLTALAVGVDIASGLGIAATGAMQFFRPATAGVIGAALAVARLESMPAERFPDILGLAYSQAAGTMQAHVEASVALPLQIANASRAAITAVDLAKAGMDGPHDALEGPFGYFALFEPGDLACYTDTIGSSWQIENVSVKPFPSGRASHGILGALDVMLRAGALDPSQVVAVDVAAPPLIHRLVGRPYRTDMSPSYARLCLPFLVPLMLRDRIIDPRCFTPAEFANPDLVKLGGKVVVRIDENPDHNALAPQRLTIGLADGSAVEQIITNNLGSPESPMSEAQTQSKRDLARSLANPGHDPRIFDDPLAYVTEPR
- a CDS encoding phenylacetate--CoA ligase family protein encodes the protein MTFPTYFEAFDAKQMLDQYPVGDAFVSRYTSMSRDELHAIQNRQFLKLMQRGWQIPFYQRLWGAQGIEPGDIQGLADITKLPVYDKSDLMASVNDYPPYGDFDGRGNNPVIFHTTSGTTGRPQPLMFGPKGREVTNLLVGRMYRWMGLGRDDVVQSVYGHGMINGGHYIREAVTHFTNSLFLSAGTGIETRSINQVNLMADFGVTCMVGFVDYVRKLADVAEAEQLFDRINLKMIIGHLGTEDRASTEAAWHGAKAYDWYGVGDTGSIAGEGPDRDGLYVWEDAQYLELLDIDDGTPVAPGETGDMVVTCLFKDDIAPCIRFNTHDITEERTDSNATGMVFKRISGFKGRSDNMVKLRGINIFPHAVGSIIENRDDLTGEYVCYVTRDEKGRDEMKVVLESRGGSDPSQLSELLRKGIGIDVAIELVGVGGTAAASQIDVRQKPIRLIDERGL